A window of Rhinolophus ferrumequinum isolate MPI-CBG mRhiFer1 chromosome 23, mRhiFer1_v1.p, whole genome shotgun sequence genomic DNA:
gtcataccactatactctcactggcagctgggttggagaaacaggaaccaggagcaacacatttctcaaccctcactgcgccgcttgcaggctcagccaccatcttcttgctagctcccccttttttctgctagtgtagccacggcagttatattcatggctaatggctctggttacagctgacggccaactagccacagctgctggccatttgatcacagtcgatggccatttactacctgagccagcacctttctatgtgaggccgagagcctggaaactgctttttggggctctgtccccacaggcaccATAGGTCAAAGCAAGATACAAGAAGACAATTTAACCAGGAAACTCCCCACTGCCATAGTGGCTGTTCCTCAAGTTTTGACTTTTCATCCCAATCTCTTCGCTATTATTTACAAAGCTCCTCCGTAAGTAGTTGCCTTTTGTATTTAATCAGAGTTTTTATTTGTAACCAATGGGAGAGATAGAATATATAGGCTTATTCCAGTTTAGCCTTCATTTTATCTAGAGGGGCACACAGGGGCTTTAAAagaactaatattttatttcttaagcagGATGGCTGGTGCTTAagttttcactttattattatctttaaacTGTATATATTAGTAATATctacttttttgtatttataatacatctcacaatttataaaaaatgtcaaGAATTTGCCCAAGATCTCCTCCTTTTCTGGGGGAGGTAATGATTTCTCAGAGGGGGCTGTCACAGagcaaggaagaagaaagagaatgaaagagtGGTGGAAGAGTAGCTAAGGCGCTGATCAGAGCAAGGCGGAGGGTGGAGATTTCTGATTTTGTCGCCTGCTACTACGTACGGTTTACACAGACACATATTCACATACTAGACACAGAAATACTCTTCCAATACTCACAGCTCTGGATGCAGTTCCCAGAAGTTCGGCTGGAGGCCGCCAAAGCACCAGCTTTCGCTGCCCGCAGGAACCAGGCCTCATTTCTTGCCTGTGCTGGTGCACTTCCGGCTGTCCCCGGGAAGGGGCGCCAGTGGACCGAGGAAGGCCAGAGCGGGCTTGGCGCCCGTTTACTGGTGCGCTAGTGAGCTCAGCGGCGCCCTGGTCCTCCCAGCTTTCACTACCGCTCAGGATCCGGGCTCTCAAGCCGAAGAAACGAACAACACCGTAAACATGATTCTGCTGCGCCTCCTGCAGCCTTGCCTTCAAGTTGGATCCTGTTGCACGCCTccgcctccccctctccctcccatgTAAAGGGGAGAATCTAAGTTTTTGGAGCCTAAGTTTTTGCAATCTTGGCACAGCATTTTGCAAATTTTCAAAGGACACACACCAAAAAACCATGAACACATTGCTAGGGTTCTTTCCAGATGAGGAGACTTGAAGTTTAAGCTTCAGTAATTTCAAAGTAAATCCACCTCTGATCATACATACACGTATGTACTTACTGTCTGTCTTCTGTTAGAATGTAAGTTCCAAGAGGGCAAGACTTTTATCTGAATTGTTAGCTCCTGCAGCCTCATTGGTTCCTAGCACATAGAGGAAGCtgtataattattttctgaatgaacCAGTGGGCTGGCACAATTTTCCAAGTAGACATGACAATGCCCTGACCTGGGATTTGAGGAGTGGATGGGATAGGAATGATGTCACTGAAACTTCAAAACAGTGACCATAACACTCATTTAAAAGCTGAGGATGCAGCAAGTACCCAATCTGACGTGGCACAGGGCCTAGAACCCAAGTCTGCcttcccttgctctctcttggcCCCAGCTACCgccctccctcccagccacccCTTGCACAAGGCCCTGATGCAACGCTGTACAGGCTGGGGCGCCCCTCTTAGGGGCAGCGCTGGGAAAAAGATTTTGCAAGAGTTGGGGCAGGAAGCTGCAGCTAGGGCGTCCTGAGAAGATAAGGGCGCCCCTGCCCCTTCAGCGCCTCCAGGCCGTCTgatttcctctcttcccttcccttccctttcccggAAAGCAGCCACCGAAGCCTGGCCGGGCCGTGACTCACCTCCTTTCCCGCTGGCAGCCAGACTGGGATCCCAGGCCTGCCTGTCACTGGAAAGCCTTGCTGTGTTTGAGGCTGGGCAGCAGGGAGCCCTCTCTAGCAGGCAGTTTCTGGAGTAACTCAACAAGAGTAGCTGGCATGCAGAAAGGTTCTATTGCTGAACCTTAGTCTCAGGAGGCAAAATGTGGGGGACCCCTGGAGTACCCCCACATTAAACCAACTTAGAGGTGACTCAGAGTAGGTGTAAGGTTAGTATGTGTGAAGCACCCTTGTCCCCTATGGGGTGGGAGGAGCAGTGTACATCTCTGAATCAAGGCCTGGTGATCCCTCCGCCTTCAGGACAGAAGCAGACATGTCCACAGTTTGGTTGGTCCCTACCTGGTTCAAGACCTGTGCCCAGCTGTATGACCCGTCCTCTCAGAACCAGGTCACACAGGACCTGACCCAGGACTTTTTAGCGATCAAGAGCCTGGGCCATTTCCATCCTTCAAGGCTCTCGttaggttttttaaattaagaaatgccAAAACAAAATGTGGGTTGCAATGCTTGTGATATGCATCATGTGTCTTGCAGTTTCCAAGTTTatgcttttgaaacaaaaatatattacgATTAGGTATGATTTCAATTGCAAATAGATGAAAAAGGCTAAATTGGAAGTCCTGAGGGAACACGAGACCCCTCATAAGCCTGGTTTAGACCAGCCTGATTTCTGTTCCGTCCTCTAAGTCAATGTCACAGTGTGGCCTTGGGTGggtcacctcacctctctgctgcctcccttttctcatctgaaaagtagGAATTGCAATGGGCCCACACAAGGCTGATGAGACAACCTCCTTAGGAAGGGCTCAAAACATTTCACACCAACATATACTAAGTGTCCACTACAAGCCAGTCCAGTGCTAAGCTTTTTACGTGCATTGGTTCAATTGATCCTGGAGGCCAAGGTTCTGGAGCCCATTTTCCAGacgagaaaacagaggctcagacagGTGCAGTGATGAGCATCAGGGCTGATTCAGAGGTGATGGTCCACTAGCCTCCCTACGAAAATGTTAGcctattgttgttgctgttgttactgTGGTTATTAAAATGAGCATATGATAGCATTGCGCCCATACAGCTGTGAGAaggagtaaataaaaatttaaaagaacttagtatttagtacctggcacatgataaacactctgtgtttgttaaataaaaagtaaaaaatactttAGGTTTTGGGCCCACAGTCCTGGAGAGGCAGGGTCCAATGTTCAAAGAAACTTTGTCCTGGTGTTTCTTTGAAAGCTACTGCCCGCCTCCTGCCTCGCCCCATCCAGGAGGGGTTAAGGAGTTAATAATTTCCCAAGCAGGGGCTGAAAGGAGCAGGGTTTTGCGTGCTACACGCGCACACACTGcgcacacactacacacacacacacacaaacacacacacacactcactcactcactccccggcctctgtccccctccctccctcccttcccctgcgAGGCCGGGAGCCTCTTATGCAAGCCGACGGCGCCCGCCCGTTCCCAGGCCCGGCTGCAGCTGCGGGCGGAGGGGCAGGGCGGGGGCGGCGCGCTGTTTGTCTAGCGCGGCCGTGCCAAAGGCGGCGGGCCCCAGACAGCCAGGCGCCTCCGTACACCTGGGGATGCTCAGGTTAAATAGCTCCGCATTCCTCGGGCCCAGCTGATGGAAACGCTCCCAGGCCGCCGCGGAGCCGGCCTCCAGATGGGCTGGGCCCGGGCCaaaggggaaaagagggaaaCGTGGAAGCCAGAGTGTGCCTGAACGGTTGGGGCTGGGGGCCAGGTCCCGCCACAGCCTCGTCCTCCCCTGGAAAACCGCCCTACCGTGCAGGAGTGTACGCGGGGACACGCCCCCGCTCCCGTGGGTGGGCTTGCAGGCGGGGGCCCACACACGGGAGGGATAGGGTGCACACGTGTGCCTCTGAGGACACTCCAAGGACACACAGGCgacaattaataatttataactaGCAAACACTACAGGCTAAGTGCTCTACTTCATTTATTCTCTACAATTCTACGAGGTTAATGCTATAAAACAGCAGTGGGGAGGGGAGTCCATGGAGAGTAGCAAAGGACTTAATTTACCTCCAAATATTACGTTCTTTGATAAAGTTCGTAATGTTCTTGGAGAGGGTGGTacctggtgttttttttttaatttatttttcaattatagttgacatacaatatttattagtttcaggtgtacaacatgattagACAAGGAATGTTATCTACCTTAATGTTAATGCTCAATAGACGATAATCttgaattcaaaacatttttttgttcatCCCTTCTGAGCCTCTATTTGTTGTAAACCTAGGATCAGAATCCTGACTTTAGCACCCCACTCAGGGATCCAGGAAATCCTTTATGTAAAGGGTTGAACGTACAGTCAGGCTCATGGTGCTAGGtgctctttattttattctatttattgacaaaataatattaagttcTTATCCTCTCTGGGACAAGTGCTTTGCCCTTTCGGGGACTTTGGTTTTTCCCTGTGTAATACATGGGATTCGACCTGGCCGGGAAACTTGAGGGTTGGTGTCCTGAGGGCTAACAATTCCCAGGAAAGGAGGCACTTGAACTTTCAAGGAAGGGTTTGCCTGGATACAACTGCCCCCACCGCCACCCCTGACCAGCCAAGACCCAGGAATGCCAGCCAATCTACAGAACAATTACACACTTAGGAGCCCAGTGTGGTTCTGCAGCCCCTAGACAAGCAAACCCATCCATCACGCCAAATCCATGCAGAGATGCCCACAATGCATTTAGGCACAACACACAAGCCCAAACAACTGGAGGTTGTACTTATCTGCAGAACACATGCTCACATTTGCCCTCTGACTACACCCCCATGCCTGTACACCAGAGGACCCAGCCcgacaggggaggggagggggggaacAGCAGTTCATGTCCCACACACAGGCCCACTCATATGCACTCCCCCATGAGTACAAACTCATGCACGTGTCCAGGCAGATAGGCCCTTACCGATGACACCCTTTTCCTGCTCAGGAGCAGGGGACTGACCTGCCCACTCCTCAGAACCCACACAGGAGccctgggggagagagaggaggttTCTATGAGCTTCTGGCATAGCCAGGCCAGGGTGAGGGGGCTGAGTCCGAACCCAGAGCAGGTGGCCCTGCAGCTGTGCCCAGGCTAGTCCTGCCAAGTTGCTCACCCACTTGGACAAGCCTGGAGCTCCAGGGCAGACTGCTGGAACCCAGGGTTAGGCTGCCCATTGGGGGAGGCACCTCCTACTGGGGAATGGGGCAATGAAGTCCTGTCTTAGATAAGCTGAGGCTCTGGGCAAGTCCCTTTCCTCTGGATCTCACTTCCCCCATCTTGGCAAAGGTGCAGGTGGTCCAGTGACCTGGTTCTCCAACTTAAATGGCTTGTTGAATACTCCAACCCAGAGGGGATCTTGGCAGGttgatctgcattttaacaaccTCCCCAGGTGACCCAGATGGCCCAATGACCACTTTGAGAAACCCCAAAGGATTTAATTTTATGACACTAGGGAGCAGGAAAATAGCCATGGATAGGGGATAAGAATAGACTTTAAAGACACCGGAAACACTCACTTCAGGCCGGTAAAAGTGACAGTCCAGATGTGGCCTTCCAGTCCTCCTCCCCCAAGCACCAGCTGCAAAAAGGGTCAGGGGTCAtccccccagcccaggcccctcccctcaATCCAAGAACACTGCAACGTGACCACCATCTAAAGTATTTGTttaataacaacagaaaaaaaacccacagaactaTTGTAAAACAATATTCTCAGTCGGTGATCATTGTAATATACAATACAAAGCAATTAATTTCCTCAGAAATCTGAGAAGCACCAAatgtgaccattttttaaaatgtctgcttttcaaaaaatagaaacacacgGGGGGAACTCCCCCCAAGTCTCTGGTGGCTGATAGGTGTGGAGGGAGGGTCGGCCTGCCCTCGTCAGTCCCCCAGCTCTGGGCTGGCTCTAGCAAGCGCCCAATGGCCGCCGATCTCGGTTTTGTTTCTCCCCAGCTGCAATGAAGCGCTTGGGAGGACCAGAGAGCACTAATTCCTCCGCCCCGAAGGGCTGGGGTCCGCCGATGCCGGAGGACCGCGCTTCAGCGACACAAGATGCGATCGTCCGCTGGAACACATGCCGCctgtgaaaggaagagagaataggTGAGACGGGAGGTTTGGAGGAGACAAGGCTGCAAGCGCCCCCTTCCCCAGAAGACACGAGGGAGCGCTTTTATCGATCTCCCTGGGCACCCTTACATAGCCCGGTGCCCGAAGGTTTGGGGTGGACGTAGGGCCAAGACCCCCTcctctgtgaacctcagtttccccatctgtagaaggaaaatgatatcgTGCTCCATTTCGGACCTCACCTCGGCCGCCAGGGCGCTGATCTCGCCGTTGAGGGTGCTGAGAGGAGCTCGGGCGGGGAGCCCCCGGCCCCCTGGGGCCCCGACTTGAGATTCCGAGTTCAGCTCCAACTCCAGGTCCCAGATATAGTCGATGACGTGCTGGAGGATCTCCACCCTGCTCACCTTGCGGTTCTGGGGCAGGGTGGGCACCAGCTCTTTGAGGCGTGAGTAGCAGCCGTTCATGTCGTAGAGCAGCACGTTGACCTGCTGCTCATCGAGCAGGGCGGGCAGGCGCGCCCCGGGGCCGCCGGCGCAGCGAGAGATGGCCACGCTCTGCTCGGACAGACAGCGCACTACCTCGCCAGCGCCGCCGGGCGTCTTGCCGGCTTTTAGTGCGCAGCTGGGACCCGCGGCTGCCGCGCCGCTGCCACTGGCAACCTTCATGATTATGGCGTTGGTGTAGGAGAGGAGACGAAACGGAGAAAGCGAGGGAAGGACCCGCGGGAAGGGCTTTTAACGCTGTAGAGTCGGTTGTAGAATGCGCGAGCGAAGCCCCACAGCCCACTATTTATAAAGGCTCTGCGGCTCCACCCCGAGGGGCGGGCTCAGGCGTTCAAAAGCATCCAATGGGAGATGTAGAGGCGTGGCCTCGAGAGCTTCTGGGCCCCGCCTCCTGCTCTGATAGCGCACCCTGGAGGGCGTGGAAAAGGGACCAGAGTCTCAGGAACCAAAAGAGTGGGAGGGTACAGGGCAGGGTGGCTAGTGGAGGCGAGGGCTGTCTTGGACTCCTCCGGGAGGAGGCAAAACTGATATTGCCGATAACGAAAAAACTTCAAGAATCAGTTTTCCTGGGGTCATTTTCTCGCTTCTCCAGCCCGGATGAGAGACATTGAGGCCCTGATGGAGAAGGGACTAGCTCTGAGTCGCCCAGAGAGCTCACTACTAGAGCCCCGGCTTTTGGACCCTATTGGAAAATGACCTCTGGGACCACGATCTCGCGAATATTTGGGCCGAAATTTAAAACGGGATCTCCTTTACACTCCATTCCCCGGGGCTGTTCTCTTTTTCCCAATTCCCAGAGAATGTTGCTGGTTAATGTTCCTGGGGGACTTACCCAGGCCCTTTCGGTGGGAGCAATTAGCCTCGGAAAGTCTTCCTCTAGGATTGGGGGCTGAGCTTCTGGGACTTGAACCAGATAGAAGGCTCCCAGAGTGGGGATGCATCTCCTAATTCTACCCTGAATTTGCAGCCCCtgcaaaaaaaaatccccaaagctGCATGAActagtgatttaaaatattttctcccttttttggcTGTTCCtcccgcccaccccaccccacccccacgccccaaAGACCTCGGAGCAGGGTCTCCCTCCCACGGCGCGGCAGCTGCGGAGCTCGAGGctcttcccccgcccccctcgCTTCCCGGGCTGGTCTGTGTCAGCGTCTGAACAAGCGGCTCAGACCGTTAGACGCCAGGCCCGTGACGTCACCCATTCATAAAACCGGGACGGGCTGTCAGGCTGGCGCCGCGCGGGCGGTCGCCATGGAGACGGCAAACGGGACTCTGCGCTCCCCCAGCCCCAAGCCAGTCACCTGTGGACCTCGTGCGAGAGGCCTGGGAATGCGCTCCTAGAGGGCGCGGTCGCCGGACAAGGGTAACCTTACCTCCCCGCCCCACACCTGGAATCTCCCCACCAGGCCCACAGCTTGGGCCGCTTGGGAGGTTTCTCCCCACCTTCAACTCCCCCTCCATCCAGCCTGGGGAAAAACGCCCGAGTTCCGATTCCAACTTTACTGCTAGGTGAATTTAGTTGAGTCTCAGGCCCCTGAGTCCTAACATCTGCCAAGTATTTCGATAATAATCACACAGGTGACAATTTATTGCGTTCTTACTTCGTGGCAGGCAGGCATTGTGTGAAGAGTTTGCCTTTATCATCTTCTGTAATCCTTGCCACAACTCAAGAGAGGAGCTGTTTGGTTTCTTTATACaatggaggaaactgagactcaaaaagCCTCCCAGGAGCCACAGCTGTTGTAATGGCTGCATTATTATAAAAGCGCACTTCATTGTAAAGCAATCCTTTCCTGCCAGGGCAGGCAGTCTGCTTCCAGAACCCTAGATTGGCCagaggcagggaaactgaggcttagaataGCTACTCAAGGACACACAGTGTTAGCAGGGCTAAAATTCTAATCCCAGACAGGGGAGGGTGATATTATGGACTTTCCTCCCCTTAGCAGTTAATTCACTGGGTATCATCAGGTTTCCTTTTCCTACAGAAGTTTGGAGGAAAGGACAATAAATCGGCCACGGACCTCCACATGAGGAAACCAGGAAAACTGACCAGGGAGACCGGTTTCAAAGGAGAGAGACATCATCAATTAATTAGCTGGTCTCCCCATCATGCAAGATCTCCAAACTCCCTAGGCTTGTTTAGCAATCCTCTAATAATTGAAGAGAACATGTTTCTGTGCAGAAGAATTGCTAAAGAATTGGAAGGACAATGACCAAACAGATGAACTTAGAATATTAATCCATTATCTAGTGTTTATTACTTGAACCTGCAATGCTACTTGCTGGAATCAACTTCAGAGACACCTACACACAGGGGGCACAAAGGTGTCTGCTCAAGGATGTCCACTGAGGTGCTGTTTGCAAGAGGGGAAGttgaaataacctaaatatccatcaacagtgGCGTTATATAAATGATGAATAGAACATCAGTGCTGTGGAGTGGCCCTACAGCAGAGGAAGGATAGCTCTTGAGAGATATCTAGGTTTTTTCTACCTTTGGTAGAGAAAGCAAGAGTTAGACTGGAGGTTAAATTAGGACCTCTTGTATGTAAAAAAGCAAACATACTCCTCCCAAGTATACATGTATctggaaatgaatttaaaatgagagaGGAAATTATGCTgcagaaaaaatttcaaacacaatactgcatgatttctcttacatgaagttctagaacaggcacaACTAATGTatggtgaaagaaatcagaatgcTGGTTGCCTCTGGGAGTGGAGAATGGAAGTTGCCAGGGAAAGGGTGTGAAGGAACTTTCTGAAGTGACAGAAATGATCCATATCAAAATGAGGTGTGGATTACACAATGTATGAATTAGTCAAGGCACATTGCATTTCACTGTATTTAAATTGCACctcaataaaaacattagaagaaaaaagtataaacatgAAATTACTAATGTTACCACTGTAAAAAGGagtgagaagggaagaagagcaATGTGGAAAGGGAATTTCACTTTTATCTTCTCATAGgtatttaacttttgttttggtcttaaacagtattattaaagtataattgacatacacaaactgtgtatatttaaagtatacaacttgTTAAGTTTTGATATACCCAtgaaccatcaccacaatcaagaaaatgaacatatgCTTCATCACCcctaaaatttttcttctgcccCTTGTAATCTCTCCCTCTCTACTTTCCCACCCAAGAAACTACTAATCTGTTTTctctatagattagtttgcattttctagaatttttatagaaatgaagTACAGTATATactgtgcatatatatgtatatacatgcagAGTATATccatatgtaatgtatatatagcatatactcttttattattttgattttttttattagtttcaggtgcacaaaacaaagtaatacttacatgtttatcatttatatccctcacactgtgtcaacccccctccccccatccactacccctctgacgtcgcacacagccattacatttccactgtctctattcctaatgctgtactctgcttcttgtaagtatatacatatatatatatatatatatacatatatatatatatatatatacatatatatgtatatataaacttgtagttgacattcattattgttcagcttcagcttcaggtgtacagtgcagtgatcagtatatactctttttttttattggggtgacaat
This region includes:
- the ID1 gene encoding DNA-binding protein inhibitor ID-1, which encodes MKVASGSGAAAAGPSCALKAGKTPGGAGEVVRCLSEQSVAISRCAGGPGARLPALLDEQQVNVLLYDMNGCYSRLKELVPTLPQNRKVSRVEILQHVIDYIWDLELELNSESQVGAPGGRGLPARAPLSTLNGEISALAAEAACVPADDRILCR